One window of Microcoleus vaginatus PCC 9802 genomic DNA carries:
- a CDS encoding tetratricopeptide repeat protein: MSTEEYIRQAQIYLNRGKLTEAIDCCKRAIELQPFSPSAYTTLGEILEAQGDPTAARDAFVQALEISPQFFLAHAYLGQLYSDYSWLDEAVFHYRQALDLKPDWAEVHYNLGNIFHKQGNLLGAIDCYRNAIAKKPDYLDAFYNLAVVLDENSQLEAAMDTYRQVIALKPDYVEAYSNLGVILLKDDRAAEAIEVYQRAMEIKPDWATLHNNLGQALLDKSPERAIASYLTAIELEPDMVLAHYNLGKAWQLQGEHSAAVACFDRAIEINSDYISGYTDAGFSLMVLGKIAEAMPYFERAIALKPDFVEAYCRLGDSRRVAAVEDDELSRAIAACDRFLTALTGRNREDTTPILTGIHGLIIEHESDVERTGKKSEGRHDTDFDTDTPINSPQQGRGKQEKLSMPNAPCPMPNAQLPIAEICDNLAEIYLHLGNALTEYGGHESAAAYYQKALQIQPQNAEIYWRLGNSLAQEKRFSAAIAVYRMALTIQPALPQVYFELAKLLEKQGRWERAIDYYQKVLDLQVHGYGEQKQWKKESFISPAHNSLKPPHGIYLSSWDWLVNANLDADNYVELFWKSPQKASAENIPNSQFAIANSKLANSECAGLTCGLCLQRLSKWFDPVHLGWGVCRLSNSQPIPVAQPKTFVAAIPNGRVWSVPQENYWLICKAIAVITPDNYLLADVSRDYPGFLPGCEKHDVRKHSVFKLESFPSLKQIDGRVAVLSGLSGNVYFHWMVDVLPRIELLRHSGRDLAEIDWFLVNSCQHQFQRESLRILGIPEEKVLESDRLPHIQATELIVPSFAGYLGWPSGWGMDFLRREFLKGILPSSSYPKRIYISRSKARYRRVLNEEDVVEVLEKFGFVSILPESLSLAEQIAHFYHAEVIVAAHGSGLTNTIFCSQGTKVIELVSPHYISHYYWGISQYLQLEHYFLTGEAFECYPIRQLMYQNSLTEDILVNLSSLKKMVEVVGLG; this comes from the coding sequence ATGAGCACTGAAGAATATATCCGGCAAGCGCAAATTTATTTGAACCGGGGTAAGTTAACTGAGGCGATCGATTGTTGCAAAAGGGCGATCGAACTTCAACCGTTTTCGCCCTCGGCTTACACGACTTTAGGCGAAATTCTCGAAGCTCAAGGCGATCCGACGGCGGCAAGAGACGCTTTTGTGCAAGCTTTGGAGATTTCGCCGCAGTTTTTTCTGGCTCATGCTTATTTGGGTCAACTTTACAGCGACTATTCGTGGCTGGATGAGGCGGTTTTTCACTACCGACAAGCTCTGGATTTGAAACCAGATTGGGCGGAAGTTCATTATAACTTGGGAAATATTTTTCACAAGCAGGGTAATTTGTTGGGGGCGATCGACTGTTACCGAAATGCGATCGCCAAAAAACCGGATTATCTGGATGCTTTCTACAATCTGGCTGTGGTTTTAGATGAAAATAGTCAGCTCGAAGCGGCAATGGATACCTACCGACAGGTGATTGCTCTGAAGCCGGATTACGTGGAAGCTTACAGCAATCTGGGTGTGATTTTGCTCAAGGACGATCGGGCTGCTGAGGCGATCGAGGTTTACCAGCGGGCGATGGAGATTAAGCCGGATTGGGCGACACTGCACAATAATTTGGGTCAAGCCTTGCTGGACAAAAGTCCGGAAAGGGCGATCGCATCTTACCTCACAGCTATTGAGTTGGAGCCGGACATGGTTTTGGCTCACTACAATTTGGGGAAAGCGTGGCAATTACAGGGGGAACATTCGGCGGCGGTTGCTTGTTTCGATCGCGCGATCGAGATCAATTCCGACTATATTTCGGGCTATACAGACGCCGGGTTTTCTTTGATGGTTTTGGGCAAAATTGCTGAAGCCATGCCTTATTTTGAGCGGGCAATAGCTCTGAAGCCTGATTTTGTTGAGGCTTACTGCCGCTTGGGAGACAGTCGCAGAGTTGCGGCGGTAGAAGATGATGAATTGTCAAGGGCGATCGCTGCGTGCGATCGATTTCTCACAGCACTAACTGGAAGGAACAGAGAAGACACCACACCAATTTTGACAGGGATACACGGATTAATTATCGAGCATGAGTCTGATGTTGAAAGAACAGGGAAGAAGTCCGAGGGAAGGCACGACACGGATTTTGACACGGATACACCGATAAATTCTCCACAACAGGGAAGAGGGAAGCAGGAAAAATTATCCATGCCCAATGCCCCATGCCCAATGCCCAATGCCCAATTACCAATTGCTGAAATTTGCGATAATTTAGCCGAAATTTACTTGCATTTGGGAAATGCTTTAACAGAGTACGGCGGACATGAATCTGCCGCCGCTTATTATCAAAAAGCTTTGCAAATTCAGCCACAGAATGCAGAGATTTACTGGCGGCTGGGAAATTCCTTAGCTCAGGAAAAGCGGTTCAGTGCAGCAATTGCAGTTTACCGCATGGCTTTGACGATTCAACCTGCTTTACCCCAGGTTTATTTTGAGTTGGCAAAACTGCTGGAAAAACAGGGGCGCTGGGAACGGGCGATTGATTATTATCAAAAGGTTTTAGATCTGCAAGTACACGGGTATGGGGAGCAGAAACAGTGGAAAAAAGAGAGTTTTATCTCGCCCGCTCACAATTCTCTAAAACCTCCTCACGGAATTTATTTATCGAGTTGGGATTGGCTGGTTAATGCTAATTTGGATGCTGATAATTATGTGGAATTATTTTGGAAATCTCCACAAAAAGCAAGTGCAGAAAATATTCCGAATTCCCAATTTGCGATCGCCAATTCCAAATTGGCAAATTCCGAGTGTGCCGGCTTAACTTGCGGGCTGTGTTTGCAGCGACTTTCTAAGTGGTTCGATCCTGTGCATTTGGGTTGGGGAGTTTGCCGTTTGTCCAACTCGCAACCGATACCTGTGGCGCAGCCAAAGACTTTTGTGGCCGCAATTCCCAACGGGCGAGTTTGGAGTGTTCCGCAGGAAAATTATTGGCTGATTTGCAAGGCGATAGCTGTAATTACTCCTGACAATTATTTGTTGGCTGATGTGTCGAGAGATTATCCGGGGTTTTTACCTGGATGCGAAAAGCATGATGTTAGAAAACACAGCGTGTTTAAGTTAGAATCCTTCCCGTCTCTCAAGCAAATTGACGGCAGGGTGGCCGTGCTTTCGGGTTTGTCGGGAAATGTCTATTTTCACTGGATGGTTGATGTTTTGCCGAGGATAGAATTGCTGCGGCACAGCGGTAGGGATTTGGCGGAAATTGATTGGTTTTTGGTGAATAGTTGTCAGCACCAATTTCAGCGGGAAAGTCTGAGAATTTTGGGCATTCCTGAAGAAAAAGTCTTGGAGAGCGATCGCTTGCCTCACATACAAGCAACCGAGTTGATTGTACCTTCTTTTGCGGGATATTTGGGCTGGCCTTCTGGGTGGGGGATGGATTTTTTGAGGCGGGAGTTTCTCAAGGGAATTCTACCTAGTTCGAGCTATCCAAAACGCATTTATATCAGCCGCAGCAAAGCAAGATATCGACGAGTTTTGAATGAGGAAGATGTGGTTGAGGTTTTGGAGAAGTTTGGCTTTGTTTCTATTTTACCTGAGTCCCTGTCTTTGGCAGAGCAAATTGCTCATTTTTACCACGCTGAGGTGATAGTG